A single genomic interval of Chloracidobacterium validum harbors:
- a CDS encoding peptidylprolyl isomerase, giving the protein MMNRRHFLYLCCLASGLWLDAPAQRRRPSTPPVLGRANSAQRAFARLLQLEDQRYYQEEAFIDFLGSANARVRRRACLALGRIGDSQAYRLLLERLYDDGNARVRSAAAFALGELEITEPLEDLRRTLLREAEVRPVRGRCAEALGKIVAANAKTLDADTVQNMLAAVLAALPQPTEAIPADSELETFTGLCLTAVMRMRQATSLPTLVKQLASPNAAIRFHAANALARLSDLPEAQPALTGVSEKLLLHFQAEETSVVQAALARTLGLLGDAEATRALLNQLVSEDATVRIAVIRGLAATRVPEEVIPPLVKQLEADLSAYVAVAEPDRPTWSGLPQLLTLAETLGRLKATAAQSQLERLRTLPTGRLGANPEVEVALARLGADAFFGSDVEFPLLPPGDDWRAQANYFAGLSVLPLDEPRRRHILEQFLAQGDLDGRARTALLAAVPKTVAWVAVWEAELRHPDVMVRSAAATALSALPAKDTTRQALIAAYAAAKDDPQNDAKLAVLGALAQDTHPAAQDCLEAALRDADWLVRKQVGEALIRRLTSASDEEAYQSQVEAIRRRIGICRVNRAEAFYGRLIRQYARHPRAIVTTTKGDLTLELFSEDAPLTVENFITLAERGFFNGLTFHRVVPNFVVQGGDPRGDGDGGPGYQIRCEINERPYLRGSVGMALSGKDTGGSQWFICHLPQPHLDGGYTCFAQVVEGLETLDRLVRQDRILEIRVV; this is encoded by the coding sequence ATGATGAATCGTCGGCATTTTTTGTACTTATGCTGTTTAGCGTCAGGACTCTGGCTTGACGCGCCCGCGCAGCGTCGTCGCCCCAGCACGCCGCCCGTGCTGGGGCGGGCCAACTCGGCGCAACGGGCCTTTGCGCGGCTACTCCAGCTTGAAGACCAGCGATATTACCAGGAGGAAGCGTTCATAGACTTTCTTGGTTCCGCCAACGCGCGGGTGCGGCGGCGGGCCTGCTTGGCGCTGGGGCGGATTGGCGATAGCCAAGCCTATCGCCTGTTGCTGGAGCGGCTCTACGATGATGGCAACGCTCGTGTGCGGAGCGCCGCTGCCTTTGCCCTGGGTGAACTCGAAATCACCGAACCGCTGGAAGACCTGCGACGCACGCTCCTGCGCGAAGCTGAAGTGCGGCCGGTGCGGGGACGCTGCGCCGAAGCGTTGGGTAAAATTGTTGCCGCCAATGCCAAAACACTCGATGCCGACACCGTCCAGAACATGCTCGCCGCCGTGCTGGCGGCTCTTCCGCAACCGACCGAAGCCATCCCGGCTGACAGCGAACTGGAAACGTTCACGGGGCTGTGCCTGACGGCCGTAATGCGGATGCGCCAGGCGACCAGCCTGCCAACGCTCGTCAAGCAGTTGGCGTCGCCAAATGCGGCCATTCGCTTCCACGCGGCAAATGCGCTGGCACGGCTAAGCGATTTGCCTGAAGCTCAGCCGGCGCTCACCGGTGTGAGTGAGAAGCTGTTGCTTCACTTTCAAGCCGAGGAAACATCGGTTGTCCAGGCCGCGCTGGCGCGAACGCTGGGCCTGTTGGGAGACGCTGAAGCCACCCGCGCCTTGCTGAACCAATTGGTTTCGGAAGACGCTACCGTTCGGATTGCCGTTATCCGGGGGCTGGCCGCCACGCGCGTTCCAGAGGAAGTCATCCCCCCGCTTGTGAAGCAGTTGGAAGCCGACCTGTCCGCTTATGTCGCCGTTGCCGAGCCTGACCGTCCGACGTGGTCAGGTCTCCCCCAGCTACTTACCTTAGCGGAAACGCTTGGCCGCTTGAAGGCGACGGCCGCTCAGTCGCAACTGGAGCGTTTGCGGACGTTGCCAACTGGGCGACTGGGCGCAAACCCGGAGGTTGAAGTCGCGCTGGCCCGGCTTGGCGCCGACGCCTTCTTCGGATCCGATGTGGAGTTCCCTTTGCTCCCGCCAGGTGATGATTGGCGCGCGCAGGCAAACTACTTTGCCGGTTTATCGGTTCTACCCTTAGATGAGCCACGCCGTCGCCATATCCTGGAGCAGTTTTTGGCGCAGGGTGATTTGGACGGCCGGGCACGGACGGCATTACTGGCAGCCGTGCCGAAAACGGTTGCGTGGGTTGCCGTTTGGGAAGCCGAGTTACGGCATCCAGATGTCATGGTGAGGTCGGCGGCCGCGACGGCGTTGAGCGCCTTGCCAGCCAAGGACACAACCCGTCAGGCGCTGATTGCCGCCTATGCCGCTGCCAAGGATGACCCACAGAATGACGCTAAGCTGGCCGTGTTGGGCGCGTTGGCCCAGGACACCCACCCGGCTGCCCAGGATTGCCTAGAAGCCGCATTGCGTGATGCCGACTGGCTCGTACGCAAGCAGGTTGGTGAGGCACTGATTCGTCGGCTCACCTCTGCATCGGACGAAGAAGCCTATCAGTCGCAAGTGGAGGCGATTCGTCGCCGAATCGGGATTTGCCGCGTGAACCGCGCCGAGGCGTTTTACGGCCGGCTCATCCGCCAGTACGCGCGCCATCCCCGCGCCATCGTCACGACAACCAAAGGCGATCTGACGCTAGAGCTGTTTTCCGAAGACGCTCCGCTGACGGTTGAAAACTTCATCACGCTTGCCGAGCGTGGTTTTTTCAATGGGCTGACATTTCATCGGGTTGTGCCAAATTTTGTTGTCCAAGGTGGCGATCCACGAGGTGATGGCGATGGCGGACCAGGCTATCAAATCCGCTGTGAGATCAACGAACGTCCATACCTTCGAGGTAGCGTTGGCATGGCCCTTTCGGGGAAGGACACCGGGGGCAGCCAGTGGTTTATCTGCCACCTCCCACAGCCACACTTGGACGGTGGCTATACCTGCTTCGCCCAAGTGGTTGAGGGCTTGGAGACACTTGACCGGCTTGTGCGTCAGGATCGGATCCTGGAAATCCGCGTTGTGTAG